A portion of the Cryptomeria japonica chromosome 5, Sugi_1.0, whole genome shotgun sequence genome contains these proteins:
- the LOC131875634 gene encoding probable cyclic nucleotide-gated ion channel 20, chloroplastic isoform X2, which yields MDEQVLDAFCERLRQRLYIGESVILRRDHPIDKMIFIVRGNLESIGKDSGTVTLSGGDICGEELLTWCLEHSGVQRNNKKFRRTGQRAISSRTVRCLSNVEAFSLQAADLEEVTRLFSRLLRNPKVQGAIRYESPYWKTWAATCIQVAWKYRKKRLNRNLMGNNDMND from the exons ATGGATGAACAAGTTTTGGATGCTTTTTGTGAACGTTTAAGGCAGCGCCTTTACATAGGTGAAAGTGTAATCCTTCGTAGAGACCATCCAATTGATAAGATGATATTTATTGTCCGTGGAAACTTGGAGAGTATTGGCAAAGATTCTGGCACAGTAACACTTTCTGGAGGAGATATCTGTGGTGAAGAACTTCTCACATGGTGCCTTGAGCATTCTGGAGTGCAGAGAA ATAACAAGAAGTTCAGACGAACTGGCCAAAGAGCAATTTCTAGCAGAACAGTCCGTTGTCTAAGCAATGTAGAAGCATTTTCTCTTCAAGCAGCTGATTTGGAAGAGGTGACAAGACTTTTCAGTCGCTTACTACGCAATCCAAAAGTTCAAGGGGCTATAAG ATATGAGTCACCTTACTGGAAGACATGGGCAGCAACATGCATACAAGTTGCTTGGAAATACCGGAAGAAGAGGTTAAACAGAAATTTGATGGGGAACAATGACATGAATGATTAG
- the LOC131875634 gene encoding probable cyclic nucleotide-gated ion channel 20, chloroplastic isoform X1 — MDEQVLDAFCERLRQRLYIGESVILRRDHPIDKMIFIVRGNLESIGKDSGTVTLSGGDICGEELLTWCLEHSGVQRTDNKKFRRTGQRAISSRTVRCLSNVEAFSLQAADLEEVTRLFSRLLRNPKVQGAIRYESPYWKTWAATCIQVAWKYRKKRLNRNLMGNNDMND, encoded by the exons ATGGATGAACAAGTTTTGGATGCTTTTTGTGAACGTTTAAGGCAGCGCCTTTACATAGGTGAAAGTGTAATCCTTCGTAGAGACCATCCAATTGATAAGATGATATTTATTGTCCGTGGAAACTTGGAGAGTATTGGCAAAGATTCTGGCACAGTAACACTTTCTGGAGGAGATATCTGTGGTGAAGAACTTCTCACATGGTGCCTTGAGCATTCTGGAGTGCAGAGAA CAGATAACAAGAAGTTCAGACGAACTGGCCAAAGAGCAATTTCTAGCAGAACAGTCCGTTGTCTAAGCAATGTAGAAGCATTTTCTCTTCAAGCAGCTGATTTGGAAGAGGTGACAAGACTTTTCAGTCGCTTACTACGCAATCCAAAAGTTCAAGGGGCTATAAG ATATGAGTCACCTTACTGGAAGACATGGGCAGCAACATGCATACAAGTTGCTTGGAAATACCGGAAGAAGAGGTTAAACAGAAATTTGATGGGGAACAATGACATGAATGATTAG